In Ursus arctos isolate Adak ecotype North America unplaced genomic scaffold, UrsArc2.0 scaffold_3, whole genome shotgun sequence, one DNA window encodes the following:
- the GCK gene encoding LOW QUALITY PROTEIN: hexokinase-4 (The sequence of the model RefSeq protein was modified relative to this genomic sequence to represent the inferred CDS: deleted 2 bases in 2 codons), with translation MAMTATRIQAQPASNLAEQILADFQLQEADLKKVMRRMQKEMARGLRLETHEEASVKMLPTYVRSTPEGSEVGDFLSLDLGGTNFRVMLVKVGEGEEGQWSVTTKHQMYSIPEDAMTGTAEMLFDYISECISDFLDKHQMKHKKLPLGFTFSFPVRHEDIDKGILLNWTKGFKASGAEGNNIVGLLRDAIKRRGDFEMDVVAMVNDTVATMISCYYEDRRCEVGMIVGTGCNACYMEEMQNVELVEGDEGRMCVNTEWGAFGDSGELDEFLLEYDRVVDENSLNPGQQLYEKLIGGKYMGELVRLVLLKLVDENLLFRGEASEQLRTRGAFETRFVSQVESDSGDRKQIYNILSTLGLRPSATDCDIVRRACESVSTRAAHMCAAGLAGVINRMRESRSEDAMRITVGVDGSVYKLHPSFKERFHASVRRLTPSCEITFIESEEGSGRGAALISAVACKKACMLGQ, from the exons ATGGCGATGACTGCCACAAGAATCCAGGCCCAGCCAGCCTCGAATCTG GCGGAGCAGATCCTGGCGGACTTCCAGCTGCAGGAGGCTGACCTGAAGAAGGTGATGCGGCGGATGCAGAAGGAGATGGCGCGGGGCCTGCGGCTGGAGACCCACGAGGAGGCCAGCGTGAAGATGCTGCCCACCTACGTACGCTCCACCCCGGAGGGCTCAG AAGTCGGGGACTTCCTCTCCCTGGACCTGGGCGGCACCAACTTCAGGGTGATGCTGGTGAAGGTGGGGGAGGGCGAGGAGGGGCAGTGGAGTGTGACAACC AAGCATCAGATGTACTCCATC CCCGAGGACGCCATGACTGGCACCGCTGAGATG CTCTTCGACTACATCTCTGAGTGCATCTCCGACTTCCTGGACAAGCATCAGATGAAGCACAAGAAGCTGCCCTTGGGcttcaccttctccttccccGTGAGGCATGAAGACATAGACAAG GGCATCCTCCTCAACTGGACCAAGGGCTTCAAAGCCTCGGGAGCAGAAGGGAACAACATCGTGGGGCTCCTCCGTGACGCCATCAAACGGAGAGGG GACTTTGAAATGGACGTGGTAGCGATGGTGAACGACACGGTGGCCACGATGATCTCCTGCTACTACGAAGACCGCCGGTGTGAGGTTGGCATGATTGTGG GCACGGGCTGTAACGCCTGCTACATGGAGGAAATGCAGAACGTGGAGCTCGTGGAAGGGGACGAGGGCCGCATGTGCGTCAACACTGAGTGGGGTGCCTTTGGGGACTCTGGAGAGCTGGACGAGTTCCTGCTGGAGTATGACCGTGTGGTGGATGAGAACTCCCTGAACCCCGGCCAGCAGCT GTACGAGAAGCTCATCGGCGGCAAGTACATGGGCGAGCTGGTGCGGCTCGTGCTGCTAAAACTCGTGGACGAAAACCTGCTTTTCCGCGGGGAGGCCTCGGAACAGCTGCGCACGCGCGGCGCCTTCGAGACGCGCTTCGTGTCGCAGGTGGAGAG TGACTCGGGCGACCGCAAGCAGATCTACAACATCCTGAGCACGCTGGGGCTGAGGCCCTCGGCCACCGACTGCGACATCGTGCGCCGCGCCTGCGAGAGCGTGTCCACGCGCGCCGCGCACATGTGCGCCGCGGGGCTGGCGGGCGTCATCAACCGCATGCGCGAGAGCCGCAGCGAGGACGCGATGCGCATCACCGTGGGCGTGGACGGCTCGGTGTACAAGCTGCACCCCAG CTTCAAGGAGAGGTTCCACGCCAGCGTGCGCAGGCTGACGCCCAGCTGCGAGATCACATTCATCGAGTCGGAGGAGGGCAGTGGCCGGGGCGCGGCCCTGATCTCCGCGGTGGCCTGCAAGAAGGCCTGCATGCTGGGCCAGTGA
- the MYL7 gene encoding myosin regulatory light chain 2, atrial isoform, producing MASRKAGTRGKAAATKQAQRGSSNVFSMFEQAQIQEFKEAFSCIDQNRDGIICKSDLRETYSQLGKVSVPEEELDAMLQEGKGPINFTVFLTLFGEKLNGTDPEEAILSAFRMFDPSGKGVVKKDEFKQLLLTQADKFSLAEVEQMFALTPMDLAGDIDYKSLCYIITHGDEKEE from the exons ATG GCCAGCAGGAAGGCGGGGACCCGGGGCAAGGCCGCGGCCACCAAGCAGGCCCAGCGAGGCTCTTCCAATGTGTTTTCCATGTTCGAGCAAGCCCAGATCCAGGAGTTCAAGGAA GCCTTCAGCTGCATCGACCAGAACCGCGATGGCATTATCTGCAAGTCGGACCTTCGGGAGACCTACTCCCAGCTCG ggaAGGTGAGCGTGCCAGAAGAGGAACTGGATGCCATGCTGCAGGAGGGGAAGGGTCCCATCAACTTCACTGTCTTCCTCACGCTCTTCGGGGAGAAGCTCAATG GGACAGACCCCGAGGAAGCCATCCTGAGCGCCTTCCGCATGTTTGACCCCAGCGGCAAGGGTGTGGTGAAGAAGGATGA gttCAAGCAGCTTCTCCTGACCCAGGCAGACAAGTTCTCTCTGGCGGAG GTGGAGCAGATGTTCGCCCTGACGCCCATGGACCTGGCGGGGGACATTGACTACAAGTCTCTGTGTTACATCATCACCCACGGGGACGAGAAGGAGGAGTGA